In Bdellovibrionales bacterium, the following proteins share a genomic window:
- a CDS encoding tetratricopeptide repeat protein: MKKLILLAPLLLMFPALLTGCASDDSGSTDSSIEAPSAEKKAAAAPATPTGSLDGPKRAPSELSKALSDKNYNEMFKIASDMLLVNPNDPQALNALAIYHIQKSEWGAARLLLERAIEKNKDMAGLHNNLGVIALKEDNLESALAHFKTAYEKDSRNGNVNNNLGSIYVKYLDYGKAQGMIESAYSSSPESVSVTNNYAIIQRYTGNYEKAAELYKKNLAKESRNVSTMINYAILLIDYMKKYDEGERILNKLEFLESNDPAVKNKMAELNEKLRAARK; the protein is encoded by the coding sequence CGGGTTGCGCTTCCGATGACTCTGGGTCCACCGATTCATCCATCGAGGCTCCATCGGCCGAGAAGAAAGCGGCGGCCGCTCCGGCGACGCCGACGGGGTCTTTGGATGGACCCAAGCGTGCCCCATCGGAGCTGAGTAAAGCCCTCAGTGATAAAAACTATAATGAGATGTTTAAAATCGCGAGCGACATGCTTTTGGTAAACCCTAATGATCCGCAAGCATTGAATGCGCTAGCGATTTACCATATTCAAAAAAGTGAATGGGGAGCTGCCCGTTTGCTATTAGAGCGTGCCATTGAGAAAAATAAAGACATGGCTGGGTTACATAATAATTTAGGTGTGATCGCACTTAAAGAAGACAATTTGGAAAGTGCCCTTGCTCATTTTAAAACGGCTTACGAAAAAGATTCTCGCAACGGAAACGTAAATAATAATCTGGGTAGTATTTACGTAAAATACCTAGACTATGGTAAGGCTCAAGGAATGATTGAGAGTGCTTACAGCTCATCCCCAGAGAGTGTGAGTGTAACAAATAATTACGCCATCATTCAGCGCTACACAGGAAACTACGAAAAGGCGGCGGAGCTCTACAAAAAGAATCTTGCTAAAGAATCCAGAAACGTCTCGACCATGATAAATTATGCTATTCTCCTTATCGATTATATGAAAAAATATGACGAAGGTGAGAGAATACTCAATAAATTAGAGTTTTTAGAAAGTAATGATCCGGCCGTTAAAAATAAAATGGCGGAACTTAACGAAAAGTTACGGGCAGCAAGAAAATGA